A DNA window from Bdellovibrio sp. BCCA contains the following coding sequences:
- a CDS encoding UvrD-helicase domain-containing protein, with translation MSSTTSELKNTILRAGAGAGKTTTLTQTFLKFASDFKNNNGKFPRIVVTTFTRKATQELKERLLSKALDDGRDDLFQYVSSKSQVQISTIHGVLSLFLSRYGSAIGLTPDYKIMSDSEIRKGARKIMRKYLLESPQLQELLEEYDFQTLEGALLKYFGENVIFPQMKFIAKDELQKEAAKIVQDISGKLKRVCTEIMQEASNEKWQEYAQSLAGFDWTVSDQNWDGFFERLDSFWEFTSKPVFRKATPPFSLSLNEELETLRDRIDVLLSEPRYRPAFWEKHQKNCELFEELAHNFCRDFMQTKLENGLLSMSDLETLAFKIIQGSPEAASKFSHEWDFWMVDEYQDTSPVQVELLRHLIGEKPLFVVGDPQQSIYLFRGARSEVFQEKVQEIQDQAGEVQIKLVNYRSSPEVLEFFNHYFTKLSPQFAAMTPAPDKVKKGNDEPVVQVLLTETGEDDETSAEVLTTVARIQELLNSGVSPEQICVLGRTHKTLEDIAKVAQEYGVPLQLHSGSGFYERREVLDALAMLKFLVNPHDNANFVALLRSPWLIMSDSEIASYCHSYKHSFWKEALKTLEQKEENHPLRILKNLLAQSEIKGLSWTLKKSLIDLGLFDYSAKIDSTGRREANLWKVVSLLSQEERRPGFNFLDFLDSSLETLSADEGGEDADATPVIEPKRVNFMTVHASKGLQFEQVILPGMGQDPRNSHAPVLSIREKDGLWSLKIRNEETQSMAGSILAEQITEELRHRESEEFNRVLYVALTRAKSGVTLLWDKKIGKKSWAAHCPLNLEEGLHQEKDFAYVVRVENGQPQKMAEQDLAQKDLRSLWQAPQNEEKRKYISVTELVAPETLTAETYTPKAGQLGTGLARAQQGTNAHRLFEALKYTSYEELLRISDEDLKKPLQFLANTQQIPLLEIIEKGHVEWGFALKYQDSLMQGQIDLWGIVGETLWMVDYKTGSQRYSDTAFKQLEAYAWALYRMKYLGGVKDIKLAVVYPMDEVVKIENVRSQEEMNIRMEKRLQDFLVV, from the coding sequence ATGTCGAGCACCACATCTGAATTAAAGAACACCATCCTGCGCGCAGGCGCAGGGGCGGGGAAAACGACGACTTTGACACAAACTTTTTTAAAGTTTGCGAGTGATTTTAAAAACAATAACGGAAAGTTCCCACGCATTGTTGTAACGACATTTACAAGAAAAGCCACACAAGAGCTTAAAGAAAGACTTCTGAGCAAAGCCTTGGACGACGGTCGTGATGATTTGTTTCAATACGTCAGTTCTAAATCCCAAGTTCAGATTTCGACAATTCACGGGGTGTTAAGTCTTTTCTTATCTCGCTATGGTTCTGCGATTGGATTAACTCCGGATTATAAAATCATGAGTGATTCGGAGATTCGTAAAGGCGCGCGTAAAATCATGCGCAAATATCTTTTAGAAAGTCCGCAATTGCAGGAACTTCTTGAAGAATATGATTTTCAAACTTTAGAAGGTGCTTTGCTAAAGTATTTTGGCGAAAACGTGATTTTCCCGCAGATGAAGTTTATCGCTAAAGACGAACTTCAAAAAGAAGCCGCGAAAATCGTTCAAGATATTTCTGGAAAGTTAAAGCGTGTTTGCACGGAGATCATGCAAGAGGCTTCCAATGAGAAATGGCAGGAATACGCACAGTCTCTTGCCGGTTTTGATTGGACAGTCTCAGACCAAAACTGGGATGGCTTTTTTGAAAGACTGGATAGCTTCTGGGAGTTCACTTCAAAGCCTGTTTTCCGTAAAGCGACTCCGCCGTTTTCATTAAGTCTCAACGAAGAACTGGAAACTTTGCGTGATCGCATTGACGTTCTTTTAAGTGAGCCTCGTTATCGTCCGGCGTTCTGGGAAAAGCATCAAAAGAACTGCGAGCTTTTTGAAGAACTCGCGCACAATTTCTGCAGGGACTTTATGCAAACCAAACTGGAAAACGGTTTGCTTTCGATGAGCGATCTTGAAACTTTGGCCTTTAAAATAATCCAGGGGTCACCTGAAGCTGCGAGTAAGTTTTCGCATGAATGGGATTTCTGGATGGTCGATGAGTATCAGGATACCAGTCCCGTTCAAGTGGAACTTCTTCGTCATTTGATTGGCGAAAAACCGTTGTTTGTCGTCGGAGACCCTCAGCAAAGTATTTATCTTTTCCGTGGGGCCCGTTCTGAAGTGTTCCAGGAAAAAGTACAGGAGATTCAAGATCAAGCGGGGGAAGTACAAATCAAACTCGTGAACTACCGTTCGTCTCCGGAGGTTCTTGAGTTTTTCAATCACTACTTTACGAAGCTCAGTCCTCAGTTTGCAGCTATGACTCCGGCCCCTGATAAAGTTAAAAAAGGAAATGACGAACCCGTCGTGCAAGTTCTTTTAACGGAGACCGGAGAAGATGACGAAACATCGGCGGAAGTTTTAACGACGGTGGCTAGAATTCAAGAGCTTTTGAATTCCGGTGTGAGTCCAGAGCAGATCTGTGTTTTGGGAAGAACTCATAAAACATTGGAAGACATTGCCAAAGTGGCGCAAGAGTACGGCGTTCCGTTGCAGCTTCATAGTGGCAGTGGATTTTATGAACGCCGTGAAGTTTTAGACGCTTTGGCGATGCTAAAGTTCTTAGTAAATCCTCACGACAATGCCAACTTTGTCGCTCTTTTAAGATCACCGTGGCTGATAATGAGTGACAGTGAAATTGCAAGTTACTGCCATAGTTATAAACATTCTTTTTGGAAAGAAGCCCTAAAGACCCTGGAACAAAAAGAAGAAAATCATCCGTTAAGAATTTTAAAAAATCTCTTAGCGCAAAGTGAGATCAAGGGACTTTCTTGGACGCTTAAAAAATCCTTGATTGATCTGGGGCTTTTTGATTACTCCGCAAAGATTGATTCCACAGGACGACGTGAAGCGAACTTGTGGAAAGTGGTTTCTTTATTAAGCCAGGAAGAGCGTCGACCTGGATTTAATTTTTTAGATTTCCTCGATTCAAGCCTGGAAACGCTTTCGGCTGACGAAGGTGGCGAGGACGCTGATGCAACTCCGGTGATTGAACCTAAGCGTGTGAACTTTATGACGGTGCACGCATCTAAAGGTTTGCAATTTGAGCAGGTGATTTTGCCGGGAATGGGACAAGATCCACGGAACAGTCATGCGCCTGTTTTGAGTATTCGTGAAAAAGATGGTCTGTGGTCTTTGAAGATTCGCAACGAAGAAACTCAGTCTATGGCCGGAAGTATTTTGGCGGAACAAATCACCGAAGAACTTCGTCACCGTGAAAGTGAAGAGTTCAATCGTGTTTTGTATGTGGCTTTGACACGTGCAAAATCCGGTGTGACTTTACTATGGGATAAAAAAATCGGGAAAAAATCTTGGGCGGCTCATTGTCCTCTCAATTTGGAAGAGGGTCTGCACCAGGAAAAAGATTTCGCCTATGTCGTGCGTGTTGAGAATGGTCAGCCACAAAAAATGGCGGAACAAGATCTTGCGCAAAAGGATTTACGGTCGTTGTGGCAAGCTCCGCAGAACGAAGAAAAAAGAAAATACATTTCTGTTACAGAATTAGTGGCTCCTGAAACCTTGACTGCAGAAACATACACTCCTAAAGCGGGACAATTGGGAACAGGTCTAGCTCGGGCTCAACAAGGGACCAATGCTCATCGTCTTTTTGAAGCTCTTAAATATACCTCTTATGAGGAGCTTTTGCGAATTTCTGATGAGGACTTGAAGAAACCACTTCAGTTCTTGGCGAACACTCAACAAATTCCACTTTTGGAAATCATTGAAAAAGGCCATGTCGAGTGGGGTTTTGCTCTAAAATATCAGGATTCCCTGATGCAAGGGCAGATCGATTTGTGGGGCATCGTGGGTGAAACGCTTTGGATGGTGGATTATAAAACCGGTTCGCAACGATATTCCGACACCGCTTTCAAACAATTGGAAGCCTATGCCTGGGCTTTATACCGTATGAAGTATTTGGGTGGAGTGAAAGACATTAAGCTTGCCGTCGTCTATCCAATGGATGAAGTGGTGAAGATTGAAAATGTCCGCAGCCAGGAAGAGATGAACATAAGAATGGAAAAACGCCTGCAAGATTTTTTAGTTGTCTAG
- a CDS encoding PD-(D/E)XK nuclease family protein, which translates to MLQIIPIESRSQITEIFAKYNPREQSWLVSDLRTKFELQQKILGREGQYVDESVLRASDLWKILLKRLDPGLRLVSDPFARSLLRTIMDEHAEVLGVNSSAEDTVFSYIDQMAAIIFHPEGTTRLEEWFATHPESMNRWKEWYLRARFCALKLLQDHRIITADWITAYLQNFNELERVWNIPLIVDLSGEISRVEAEILRVLSRSVDVVVLEPNPSWKSDFHFLLKPYEDLRAQSQTIETLPSVTKKEKRIEVLRFSGMLAEIKHSVGQVREWLNAGITAESIAVIAPDIEIYWPVLQAYLEEEGIPAQKDITHKAQSLPSVTRWLALLRSKSGRLSSSDLEISFFDKEESQQLRYEEFRSLFKSLYVNEDLARNDIVYKVFHEQLDLTGLLGRDEFVAKALLYWNSSETDIVQVVLRELLQNATSSTKLIWKEWLSYLESIVAAKEYTLEKGNPRGVMVTKLMSAHSEKAQYRIFIGLTDESLRGRNKTQLSGQDYFELAKDIGFYLDNPDQSDLEFELRLLAEAESTEDIYCFGATDLSGSLCSPATFWMSLKGDHEKITLPKETRWDELQHSEERGGRPWIVSRKENIQKRIAQDLGKLEPELISSSELPRISASAVESFLECPFMFAAQRYFKLKDLPDVDLDVDHRTRGQLAHALFEKLTVEPMRFDWKAEELDQILETVRVEKKLLFADERLWIPLKKKHIQLGLRFLDFEKRWREEFKKTRTLAREKRFEFYFDPKTEEISREPKDNCFRISGQIDRIDGDDSNHLVVVDYKSSAGGISAHGSWFKNRELQLLFYMWVIEKGLLEDIGGEVIGLFYYVFRNFERKGFKIEDLAGMLYPASKRKDKNATFEAKERYMSEFSTVLMSTLDRIKKGECQAEPAEYKTCVNCEWRRQCRAPHLN; encoded by the coding sequence ATGCTGCAAATTATTCCGATAGAAAGTCGATCTCAAATCACAGAGATCTTTGCGAAATACAATCCACGGGAACAGTCGTGGCTTGTTTCGGATTTGCGCACAAAGTTCGAACTTCAACAAAAAATTCTAGGACGCGAAGGTCAGTACGTCGACGAATCTGTTTTACGTGCGAGCGACCTTTGGAAAATTCTTTTAAAGCGTTTAGATCCAGGTCTGCGTTTGGTGAGCGATCCATTTGCAAGATCTCTTCTTAGAACAATCATGGATGAACATGCCGAAGTATTGGGCGTGAACTCCTCTGCCGAAGACACGGTCTTCTCTTATATCGATCAAATGGCGGCGATCATTTTCCATCCAGAAGGGACCACTCGTTTGGAGGAGTGGTTTGCGACACATCCTGAATCCATGAACCGTTGGAAAGAGTGGTATTTAAGAGCGCGTTTTTGTGCCCTTAAACTTTTGCAGGATCATCGCATTATCACGGCCGACTGGATCACGGCTTATCTGCAAAACTTCAACGAACTTGAAAGAGTGTGGAATATTCCATTGATTGTCGACCTCAGTGGTGAGATCTCTCGCGTAGAAGCTGAGATCTTGCGTGTGCTTTCTCGTTCTGTAGACGTGGTCGTTTTAGAACCCAATCCTTCTTGGAAGTCGGATTTTCATTTTCTTTTAAAGCCGTATGAAGATTTGCGAGCGCAAAGCCAGACAATTGAAACTTTACCTTCTGTCACCAAAAAAGAGAAGCGCATCGAAGTTCTGCGCTTTTCAGGAATGCTTGCAGAAATCAAACACAGCGTCGGACAAGTTCGTGAATGGTTGAACGCAGGAATCACGGCAGAGTCTATTGCCGTAATTGCTCCTGATATCGAAATTTATTGGCCTGTCTTGCAAGCCTATTTGGAAGAAGAAGGAATCCCGGCGCAAAAGGATATCACTCACAAAGCACAAAGCTTGCCTTCGGTCACTCGTTGGCTGGCATTGCTTCGTTCTAAGAGCGGCCGTCTTTCAAGTTCAGATTTGGAAATTTCTTTTTTTGATAAAGAAGAGTCGCAGCAGCTTCGCTATGAAGAATTTAGATCTTTGTTTAAAAGTCTGTATGTGAATGAAGATCTTGCACGCAATGATATCGTCTATAAAGTTTTCCACGAACAGTTAGATCTTACAGGTCTTTTGGGACGTGACGAGTTTGTTGCTAAGGCCCTGCTTTATTGGAATTCTTCAGAAACAGATATTGTACAAGTGGTTTTGCGTGAACTTCTACAAAACGCCACCAGCTCTACAAAACTGATTTGGAAAGAATGGCTGAGTTATCTTGAAAGTATTGTCGCCGCTAAAGAATACACTTTAGAAAAAGGAAATCCTCGCGGTGTGATGGTGACCAAGCTTATGTCTGCGCACAGTGAAAAAGCTCAGTATCGTATTTTCATTGGCTTGACGGACGAGTCCCTGCGCGGTCGAAACAAAACACAGCTTTCTGGTCAGGATTACTTCGAACTTGCAAAAGATATTGGTTTTTACTTAGACAATCCTGATCAAAGTGATCTTGAGTTTGAACTTCGTCTTTTAGCAGAAGCTGAAAGTACGGAAGATATTTACTGCTTTGGTGCTACGGATTTAAGTGGCTCTCTTTGTTCTCCGGCGACATTTTGGATGAGTCTTAAGGGTGATCACGAAAAAATTACTCTCCCAAAAGAAACTCGCTGGGATGAGCTTCAGCATTCTGAAGAGCGTGGCGGTCGCCCGTGGATTGTCTCGCGCAAAGAAAATATTCAAAAGCGCATTGCTCAGGATCTAGGAAAGTTAGAGCCTGAATTGATTTCGTCTTCCGAGCTTCCGCGCATTTCCGCTTCCGCAGTAGAAAGTTTCCTTGAGTGTCCTTTTATGTTTGCGGCGCAAAGATATTTTAAACTCAAAGATCTTCCTGATGTTGATTTAGATGTGGACCACCGCACACGTGGACAGTTAGCTCATGCTCTTTTTGAAAAGCTCACGGTCGAACCTATGCGCTTTGACTGGAAGGCAGAGGAGCTAGACCAGATCTTGGAAACTGTTCGGGTTGAAAAGAAACTTCTTTTTGCTGATGAGCGATTGTGGATTCCTTTAAAAAAGAAACACATCCAATTAGGTCTAAGATTCCTGGATTTTGAAAAACGCTGGCGTGAAGAATTTAAAAAGACTCGCACGCTTGCACGAGAAAAGCGTTTTGAGTTTTATTTTGATCCAAAAACGGAAGAGATCTCACGAGAACCGAAAGACAATTGCTTCCGTATCTCAGGGCAGATTGACCGTATTGACGGTGACGATAGCAATCACCTGGTTGTCGTGGATTACAAAAGCTCCGCCGGTGGAATTTCCGCCCACGGTTCATGGTTTAAAAACCGGGAACTTCAGTTGTTATTTTATATGTGGGTGATCGAAAAAGGTCTTCTTGAAGATATTGGCGGCGAGGTTATTGGTCTTTTCTACTATGTCTTTAGAAATTTTGAACGCAAAGGTTTTAAAATCGAAGATTTAGCGGGAATGCTTTATCCGGCCTCCAAGCGTAAAGATAAAAATGCCACGTTTGAGGCTAAAGAACGTTATATGTCGGAATTTAGCACGGTTTTGATGTCGACATTGGATCGAATTAAAAAAGGCGAATGCCAGGCGGAACCCGCTGAATATAAAACCTGTGTGAACTGCGAGTGGAGGCGACAATGTCGAGCACCACATCTGAATTAA